Proteins co-encoded in one Myotis daubentonii chromosome 8, mMyoDau2.1, whole genome shotgun sequence genomic window:
- the FAM210A gene encoding protein FAM210A, translated as MQWNVPRTVFQLAHRTCMDPHKAGLFGHCQYIKGPLLLYTAESRVVLVQVPLKQWLHLSAAQCTAKARKPFDAPSPQLRVLHYYKQWEQDASSKRVMSSNATSPGTPPEKKEEPDPLQDKSISLYQRFKRTFRQYGKVLIPVHLITSGVWFGTFYYAAIKGVNVIPFLELIGLPDSIVNILKNSQSGNALTAYALFKIATPARYTVTLGGTSFTVKYLRSRGYMSTPPPVKEYLQDKMEETKELLTEKMEETKDRLTEKLQETKEKVSLKKKVE; from the exons ATGCAATGGAATGTACCAAGGACTGTATTCCAACTGGCACATAGGACATGCATGGACCCACATAAAGCTGGTCTTTTTGGACACTGTCAATATATAAAGGGACCATTACTTTTGTATACAGCTGAATCCAGAGTAGTTTTGGTACAGGTTCCTCTAAAACAATGGCTGCATTTATCTGCTGCCCAGTGCACTGCAAAAGCAAGGAAGCCATTCGATGCTCCTTCACCCCAACTGAGGGTTCTTCATTATTATAAACAGTGGGAGCAAGATGCTTCCTCTAAGAGGGTTATGTCATCCAATGCCACATCTCCAGGAACgcctccagaaaaaaaagaagaacctgATCCTTTACAAGACAAATCTATTAGCCTTTATCAACGATTTAAGAGAACTTTTAGACAGTATGGAAAAGTGTTGATCCCAGTGCATCTAATAACTTCTGGTGTTTGGTTTGGAACATTTTATTATGCAGCCATAAA aGGAGTGAATGTCATTCCTTTTCTAGAGCTTATTGGGTTACCTGACAGCAtagtaaacattttgaaaaattcccAGAGTGGAAATGCCCTAACAGCATATGCCTTGTTTAAG ATTGCAACACCTGCCCGATATACCGTGACTTTGGGGGGAACCTCCTTCACTGTGAAGTATCTGCGTAGTCGTGGCTACATGTCAACACCGCCTCCTGTGAAGGAGTATCTTCAGGATAAGATGGAAGAGACAAAGGAGCTTCTCacagagaaaatggaagaaacgAAAGATAGACTCACAGAAAAATTACAAGAAACCAAAGAaaaggtttctttaaaaaaaaaagtggaatag